The following nucleotide sequence is from Deltaproteobacteria bacterium.
GCCATCGACACGTTCAAGGCCCTGGGCTGTTTCGACAGCGCCCGGGTCGACTTCCGCCGGGACAGGAAGGGAAACTTCTACATCCTGGAGGTCAACTCGATGGCGAGCCTGGGACCGGGGGGCTCCTTCGTCTTCGCCGCGGGCAAGATCGGCATCGACTACAACGCCCTGGCCAACCGGCTGGTGGAGATTGCGGGAAAGCGCTACTTCGGCCCCGGCTTCACGAGCCACGTGAGCAAGAGAAGCGGCACGAAGGAGCAGACCATCTTCACCTACCTGACCCACAACAGGGACCGCCTCGAGGAAAAATTACGGGTCTGGACGGAGATGCAGAGCATGACGGGGGACATCGCCGGTATCAGCGAGGCGGGAAGGGCGCTCGAGGAGCGTCTGAGAGCCCTCGGGCTCACTCCCGTCGGGGAACACGCGGCCGGCGGCTCCACCTGGGCCTTTCAGACTGCCGCGGGCCTCTCACGGGGCACCCTCCTGGTGGTCGCCCTTGACGTTCCCCAGGTCACGGGCGGCTATCCCCAGAAGTTCCGGCGCGAACCCGAGTGGCTCTACGGCGAGGGGATCGCCCTCTCCCGTGCCGGCATCGTCTGCATGCTCAGCGCCTTCGAGGCCCTGCGTTCGGTGAAAAAGCTCAAGTCCACCAGGCTGGGCGTATTCGCCTACGCCGACGAGGGTGAGGCGATGCGGCAGAGCCGCCACGTCTTAAAGGATCTCGCCAGGAACGCGCACCAGGTGATCGTCCTGCGCCCGGGGAACCGGGTGGGAAAGGCCATCACCCAGCGGCGGGGCATCAGGAAGCTCAGCGTCATCGTGGACGGCAAGCCCCTCAGGATAGGCCACCGCGGCAGCGAGGTGGAGGCGCTCACCTGGTTCATCAAGAAGGCCGGTGACGTACAGGGCCTCTCCCGGCAGGGACAGAAAGTCACCGTCTCCGTCCAGGACATTCACACCGACAGGTTCGGGGCGCTCCTTCCCCACCGGATCCTCGCAACGGTGAGCATCACCTACCTGAACCCGAAGCACGCAGACCAGGCGGAAAACGGCCTCCGCAAATTGCTGACGGCGCGCTCGAAGGGCGTCAGGGTGCGCCTGGAAACCGTTTCCGACCGCCCGCCCCTTTTACGAGAGAAGAAGAACGAGCCCCTCATCTCGCGGCTCAAGAAG
It contains:
- a CDS encoding D-alanine--D-alanine ligase, producing the protein AIDTFKALGCFDSARVDFRRDRKGNFYILEVNSMASLGPGGSFVFAAGKIGIDYNALANRLVEIAGKRYFGPGFTSHVSKRSGTKEQTIFTYLTHNRDRLEEKLRVWTEMQSMTGDIAGISEAGRALEERLRALGLTPVGEHAAGGSTWAFQTAAGLSRGTLLVVALDVPQVTGGYPQKFRREPEWLYGEGIALSRAGIVCMLSAFEALRSVKKLKSTRLGVFAYADEGEAMRQSRHVLKDLARNAHQVIVLRPGNRVGKAITQRRGIRKLSVIVDGKPLRIGHRGSEVEALTWFIKKAGDVQGLSRQGQKVTVSVQDIHTDRFGALLPHRILATVSITYLNPKHADQAENGLRKLLTARSKGVRVRLETVSDRPPLLREKKNEPLISRLKKICEEWQLPFDEDSSLLXASRNMFTPFESIHRGELLQRSLLLALFLAGD